Below is a genomic region from Pleuronectes platessa chromosome 2, fPlePla1.1, whole genome shotgun sequence.
ACTATGGCAAAATTATAAATTTTTCCCTGATTCAGACAAAGAGCTTAATACACAAGTATAATCAGGCCATTTAACTGTAAAGACATAAAGGGGGGGGTTTCAACTTTGTGGGATCAATTTACTGAATATTTCCTGTTCAATCCCTAAACAAGAGAATCAACACAGAGATACAGCAAGACCTGGAGATCTGGTCTGAGCAGAAAAACATCAGGATCAACCCTGACAATCAATCctgaattaaaaatataaatgttaatgttaatgttgttaTGTGAATATGTTGGTTATTGCTTTTCATCATGCTGTGAACTTTATCTTTATACCTGGAATCAAAAAGGGTTGCATCAGCTCTATTAGCAAAAAAAGGTCATGAATCAAGttaaactcttaaaaaaaacaaatctaattGTTTATCTATAAATTCAGCTCAGCAGGCtctatttgtatgtttttaatctCATTCAGCTGcttgcaaacaaaaaaaaggtggATATCTGATCACATACAGCAGAGCTGATCAGAGGTTGCACTCATGACAGACATCTGTCTTAAATCACATGTTAGATGCTCTGGATGGTTCAGCGGCCTCAAGCATGAAAGAAATGCACTGATCACGAACTGCGACTTCACCATTCAAAAATCCAGAGATTAAAGTAAAGGAGGAGAAAATAATGCAAAGAAAGGTATAGATATTTCTAAGATACCACAGAGGAAACTCCATgcagtttctgttttgttttttttacttaaagaTTTTCTCCTGTCTTTGCTCTCTGTGCTGAAGACGTGATGTGGTGTCATGCAGCTCACACTTTGTCTTTGCCGTGTTTATCACATTCTGTAAAGTGGCTGCACATGTTCAGGGCAGTAACTTTACTGTGCAAAAGAgaaattaaataatcatttgATACCTGTAATATATTTCTAGCAGTTATTAGGAGGCCATCTCAACCGATCTTACTTTGACCTCAGCTTTCTCTGGAAGAGTTAGCGCTTTCATCCAGTGAGGGCCATGCAGGGACCTGTAATCTGGGCAGGGTGCCCTCCATTAGTCTTTCCATCCACAGCCCCAGTCTGTCGAGCTTATGGTGCACCTCTATGCTTGTGGCCCTGCTGGAGCCTCTCTTGGGGCCAGCCCCATCTTCCCTGGAATGGGACCGGGATCGAGAGTGGGAGCtagacctggacctggacctggagcGGGATGATCTCTTGCTGTTAGAGGAAAATGACGCATCCGATGAGGAGTCGCTGGGATCGTCCCCTGTGAAGACGGGTCTAAAGAGGCAAAAGTACTTCTTGTGGCCGTTGAGGGCCAGGACGTATCCAGCGTAGTCTGAAGGCTCTTCGTCTTCTTCAGAGTGGCCCTCGCTTTCCGCAGCGTCAGAGGCTGAGTGAAGGAGTGACGGCATCCAGCAGTTGTGCTTATCCGCGTTAAGGAAAGAGAAATGGAGGGTCTGAGTCCTGTAGTGGCAGAGCAGTTTGGGATTAATAGGTGGAAAGAGCAATGGTTCGTAAAAAAACGTGCCACTGGGGCATCTTAGTGGCCCAGATAAACAAGATAATAGACAGTGTTAGTATCACTCCGTGACCTTTTCCCTGGTATTATATTCATTCTATATACATAAAAACAAGCCCAATGTTAGAGAGGCCCAATTTCCTAAACaatacataaaataataaagtgaaCAAAAACCTCCACAACAATGAAGACTGTAACTTacccagagaaagaaaaaacctcCTTGGCAAATTTCCCAAGCAAGGCTTTGTTGGAGGCGTTGGTGAGCACCAGCACAACGTTGATGTGTCCAGGCCTCAGCTTGACAAGGTTACTGATGTACGTGATGTCCGTCAGCTCCGTCACCTCCACAAAGTTCTTCTTAGGAGGACGACTGCATGGACacaagacagacagatgttgaGGGGATGGAAAGTGGGAATTATATAACTGTGGATTGAGGGTTTTGTCCCCCAATTGTTTATGGAGTTGTTGTCATAAGAGGGGAACCCTTCATGGTCAGACTGTAGAAGAGAAATACATAATGTTACCAAAAGAATGGATCCTTTAAATACCTTGATGGAGCAGGAGAGATTTTAAAATTCTTACTACTCGGTCAATTCAGTTTCTAGAGTTGAGATAGCTGGAATCtagttactgtttttttttttatagctgtgTACTATACTTAACATATCTGGCATTACCCTGAAGAGGAAGATGCACTCAGTTGCTAAATTCAAGTATGTTAACTAACAACATTAAAGTGTGACAGTGATTTTATCAATTAGTTGGTTCCAACCACATTAGAGAGTGTAACTGTTAAACCTTTCACAtatttcttctctcttttattttttaactctaTCACTGCTGGACTgagtaaaatatgaataaatcaaaACCATATTATATCATGTATTATGAATAATGAAAGACTTTCCCCATTGGGTAACAGGTGAGGTTTTATAACTCCAGGGTGTGCTTTAGTTAGAACGAACCACAAAAGCCTCACAGTCCTGACACTTAGACACACGGAGGCAAGTTCTAACAGGCATCTCAGAGTTTGTTTGCTTAAactgcagctgttttcagacatgacctcaggATAAGGTCCGGACAATAGGGAAGTTTGCCTTTCCCATATGAATAAGAAGCAGGAGATTGCCCGGATCAGAtacaggaaaatatccagagcgttcaggtgaggggtggctcCTGGGTGTAttgtgcaggaggcaggacatgatgttTAAATTCTGCTGCGGTGATCACACGTTTTTGTTTAACGCACATAATCACTGGTGTTGACTCCTTTCATCAAAAGCTCTGGACTCTTGTTGTCTGTctaagttgacatctttgttggcGTCTTCTGCATGTATGGGTCCtcgttttcatcctgagatatatGCATTCTTTTTTGTTTAGTGTCTGATGTGCCTTAGAAGCGTTATCAACACATCCACTCGCTCACAGTATTCTTATATTGTCTTGCTCAGGTATTCTTCGGACATTTTAATAGCAGGCTGGCTGGAGAGAGTCCAGAGAAACTGactcagatatttgtgttctcacatacagcccatcTGGATAACTtcaggagaatgtccagagttcagtgcatgtctgaaggcaGCTTATGTTACCTTGAAGTACTTGCTCTACTGGATGCATCGTCCTCAGTCTGTGGTTGTTCCTTTGGCTTTGATTTCCGGGGTTTGTCCTCACCTGGCTCACTGAAAATAGACCACAGAAAGGCAATCATCAGCAAAACGCTCTGAATAGAGTTGGAGGGACACTATTCAGCCACAGTTTTACTCAACTGGAGTGAAAAATAggaataatcatttagaaattaAAGACATATTATCCAAACAAAAACTAAAGATACAGATTTGTCTTGCAGAACTGTTCAGTATCATTAggtacaaaatatttaaattcaagtCAAACGTTTAGGCATATTAATATAATGTCTCAGGCTGAGCTGTGCATCTCACCTGAAGGCCTGGATGATGACGGTGCCAAAAAGAATGAAGAGAGCTGAGAAGATCAAGGACAGAATGGGCATCATCTCTCGCCTTGAGGAGAGAAACATGTTGTTATTGAAACATGTGGAGTCCATATCAACCAATAATAGGAGGTGCCTCACACTATGAGAGTGTCCATGATGCAGGACAGTGAGTCAGCTTCTGATACATTTCATTAGCTAAAGTGCAGCAGATTCCTGTGGGAGTGTCGTCTTACCAGTTTGAATAGAGAAGGTCATCATATATTTGAAGAATGTAATCATACGCGACGTTCATCCACTGAATTATAAAAATCTgggagaggaaaaaaggagTGAGAGTGTTAAAAAGCGAGTCCGATTAGTCACACGATagatgtgggagtgtgtgtctgctgtgactTACCGGGGCCATCTCGTTGTTGAGTTCTGGCAGAGTGGCGTCCAAGCTCAGATACGTGGGATCCTTTTGAAGGAGCTCCAGCTGTTCGTGGAGGCGGTACTTGTCTTCTTCGCTGCCGTTCCAGCCGCCACTCAGCGAGCGGTACAGGACCTTACCCGCCTGGGTCCGCCTCTCGAGGACCACCACCTGTCAGCAGCATTAAAGGGCACTTACACTGTGAAGTGAGGCTTTGAAACAAATCCGTGATATGACTCATTAAGTTGTGTGTGCTCACGTTTTATAGATGGAATATTTCAATTTACAAAAACAGGTTTGCCTTACTGTATGGTATTGAAgaaaagcgtgtgtgtgtgtgtgtgtgtgtgtgtgagtgtgtgtgtgtgtgtgtgtgtgcgtgtttgtgttttccactGACCTGAGGTGAGAGTGAAACCTGATTTTGGAGCAGTGCCTGACACAGCTGTGGCTGCTGACGTTGGTATACGTATGCAAAGCGCAGCACGTCTTTTCTGTTGGCAGTGGCGAAATCGAGGAAAGCCTTGTTGCCTGGATGAAAGGCTTGGTCCTCACCGGTGATCAGCAGCACACAATACCTGTGAACCGCTCAGGTCAATCAAAAAAAGCCAAGATATTCTCACGATGCTTATCAAACTATTCCTTATGGAACTTAGCTTCTTACAGTTGCTGTATTATtagtattaaaatgaaaaaaagaacaggAGAGCCATGGAAGATATAAAGACTAAACGCAGGTTATAATTCTCCTAATAACGTGTCTTACTTCCTCCGTCGGTGGAACTGCTTGACAGGACACAGCTCATCAAAAAGCTTCTGGTTGACGAGTCGTGGCACCTGCAGGAACTTGTTGTTGGAGACAAACTCATCCATGATCTGTCGCTTCAACCCTCTGGCCTGGGAGAGAGAAAGTTAAAGGGGTCTAAACAACGTGAAAGACAAAGTTCGAGCAGATTGGCTGAACAGTATAAATGTAGCGAGAATATTCAGATATAGCTGGAGGGATTTTTTCTGCAGGCAGCGCAGGGTGTACCTGGATGATGTCGACAGGCTTCTCTGTGTCCTCTTTAAACAGCATCATGGTGGGGGCATACGTGTTTATGTTGAACTGCCGCAGGAGCCGAGTGCAGTGCTTGTCGCCCTGGTCCACGTGGCCGAAACGCACGTAGTCTCTGAAGGCAAACGCTGTCAACTGGAGGGTGGGAAGATTAGAgaggcacaaacaaacactttaaCAAAAATGGAGAGAACAAAAATGTGAAGGAGGATTCTAAAAACGTCACggtactgttttgtttttacagtactgtaGGTACCGAACAATAGGATGGTTGGCGTCAGTGCTTCGGGATCGAGGCATGTGATGTTACCAAAGACCCAAAAGAACTATTTGAGCGAAAAACGTGTACCAGTTTCCCTGTTAGATCACATTGTAAACACTGACAACAGAGACGATCTACTGGACTGATTCATTATATACCCACGTATATAAACAAGGTGCCCAGGTTGAAAAATATACTGCCAGTGCATTTGatgatacaaataaaacaaggcTAAAACCACAATAAAGAAGTAGTGAACATTTTGATTATCTCTCAAGTGGAGACAGATATTGTAGATGCCGCttgttgtgtttaatttatttggtctgcaatgtgtttgtgtgtgtgtgtgtgtgtgtgtgtgtgtcttactttGTAGAGCAGGGGAACAATGGGGACTTGGTCAAACAACAGAACACTGGGCTTATTTTCCTCATGCCAGTTATCCAGAAAAGTCAGGTAGTTGCTATCTGTGATCtggagaaacaaaagaaaaaagtgaaaaagaaacaatagaAATGAATTCAAATGGAAACAAAAGGGAATATATTCAGAACAGTAGGCTACAAGCCTTTCAGATGAGAAGTTAAACTTCTTCAAGAAACTTAGCAAGTCCTGCTGATGGTTGAGAATCTTCAAAGACATGATGacttgtatatataaatatatgttaccTCAATGAGGTCTATATTTCCAAGTATAAACAGCTGGGAATCTTTACGCCTCTATGGACAAAAAACTGCTTTACAGGTATTTACTTATTAAGTTcgataaattatattaaaaaaagtagCACTATCGAATCTGTGCTAGCTGCAGTTACCTTTTCCACCAGTTTGTAGGGCAGCAGGTCTTCAATGAACTGCCGCAGGTGTTCCCGTACCACAGCCTGGTGGAAGAAGGTCACCCTGCCGTTCACCAGCCCAATGATGGAGGGCGCACGGTGGGCTCCCAGCTGGTTGGCCAGGCGGCGCTCAGAACCCAGGTCCACGATGCCAATACCCACACCTGGTGTAAAGGAAAAAATACATTCATGGTTGATACaggggagcaaaaaaaaaaacacaaagttctcTGGTATTgaaggaaaaatataaatattacattatGATGGAAAATACAATAGAACCAGAGCTGCCTTCTTACTGACTCTCATTGACTGTGGGCTCATAGACTTTAAGGTAATTTTACAATCAAAGACAAATGTGTCAGAAAACCAAGGCAAGATAGCCGATTAGtgcaaaatatttatatttatattttactttactAATTGAGAGCTGTTGCTTGGAGAGACTAAGCGACAAAGAACAATGAACCTACTGTGTGGTTCCCCTCAGATGTACAGGGCTTGTTTTAGTATCCTTTACTTATTGTCATGGCTTTACAGCCCACTGCTCTGTTCTGGTTGATAATCGGCAGCTGCCTTTCTGCTCACAGCAGCAAAGTGAACCTCTAAACTATCTGTGCGCTCAGTAATAACAACAAAACCACAGGCAGGCAACGTAAGCAACTAGCTGGTGAACAAAGTGAAAAATTTAGCAGCTTCAGACCCAAATACGTCTCTTAGCagatggagaggaaaaggagtGAGGGAATATTGGAACTAATTTTTGTCTGTTCACCACGACACAATTCTATAAATGAagactactgctgctgctgctgctgttggtttAATGTGTTAACAGGCAACTGCTAACATgttagaaataatataatataatcattTGTCAAATATGTTCAAtatccagctcattgtgacgcTCTCTAGCGAAGTGGACAAAAAGGGGAAAATTATAAGAATTTAACGACCACATTTTTCACCAGCTTTCTAAAGACTAAAACATTGTTTATATCAGACTAAGTGAAATATGGCTTTAGGTACTGACCAACTTTAGGCTACATCCAGCTAAAATCTATGT
It encodes:
- the LOC128425757 gene encoding dnaJ homolog subfamily C member 16 codes for the protein MTVRRASGICPVLLAIFLLILGEQSVETASDNDPYKILGVSRSSSLPEIKRAYKNLVKEWHPDKNKDPKAEDTFIKIAKSYEILSNEERRSNFDRYGQMDENQAFGHSQHQGFRSFHNSFYFEESFFQFPRSRDFADSKYLLHHAQFNSDVLPDSHKRPYLIKVTSEWCFACVHIEPVWKETVQELEPLGVGIGIVDLGSERRLANQLGAHRAPSIIGLVNGRVTFFHQAVVREHLRQFIEDLLPYKLVEKITDSNYLTFLDNWHEENKPSVLLFDQVPIVPLLYKLTAFAFRDYVRFGHVDQGDKHCTRLLRQFNINTYAPTMMLFKEDTEKPVDIIQARGLKRQIMDEFVSNNKFLQVPRLVNQKLFDELCPVKQFHRRRKYCVLLITGEDQAFHPGNKAFLDFATANRKDVLRFAYVYQRQQPQLCQALLQNQVSLSPQVVVLERRTQAGKVLYRSLSGGWNGSEEDKYRLHEQLELLQKDPTYLSLDATLPELNNEMAPIFIIQWMNVAYDYILQIYDDLLYSNWREMMPILSLIFSALFILFGTVIIQAFSEPGEDKPRKSKPKEQPQTEDDASSRASTSSRPPKKNFVEVTELTDITYISNLVKLRPGHINVVLVLTNASNKALLGKFAKEVFSFSGTQTLHFSFLNADKHNCWMPSLLHSASDAAESEGHSEEDEEPSDYAGYVLALNGHKKYFCLFRPVFTGDDPSDSSSDASFSSNSKRSSRSRSRSRSSSHSRSRSHSREDGAGPKRGSSRATSIEVHHKLDRLGLWMERLMEGTLPRLQVPAWPSLDESANSSRES